The Lathyrus oleraceus cultivar Zhongwan6 chromosome 5, CAAS_Psat_ZW6_1.0, whole genome shotgun sequence genome includes the window TGGCTGAAGAGTCGTGAAAATTGGAAACAGATACCTTCAGGGAGGCATTCAAAAGTAGGTGGAGTCAAACATGGTTTAAGAACCATACTTGTGGGCTTGTTAAATGGATGCAAGTGGAAAGATAAAGGTTCAAGAGAGGCTTGAAATTGATAAAAATTGTTCAATGTATGGGAAGAGAGGAGCAAGGAAGTTGATGGATAAATTGACATCATCACAGTTTTAAGTCAAGGTGGATATTGTTGAACTATGCCTTAAAACCTTAAGTGATGAAGAGAAAAATAATACATTTAGTGATAGAAGAAAGTAGAGATTATCGTGGAAGTCAACAAAGGTAGCATAGCCCCGAGTGGGGATCGAGGTGGAACCGATATGGTGGAATACTGGCGACAGAGCTGGTGGCGTTGAAGCGACAATGGTTATGGGTTCATCGGAAAATTTATGGGTTATATTTTGGGCTTGTTATGGATTTGTTGGATTTCAGTAGTTATAAATATGTATCTATTGTATGCTTGCTATCACAACTTTCAGAACTTTAGAGGTGAAGATAGAGAGAAAGGTTTGAGAATCCTAGTGGTAATCTTAGATAGACAATGGTAAATTCTTAAGAGTGTGTTCTTGAAATTTGAACAATTCTTGAAAATATCAAAGGGGGATAAGGAAAAACTTTGAAAAACATTGGCCGTGTATGATTTATATATAGGGAGTTGAGGAGATTATGCAACACTTGGTAGAAAATAAAGTTTGTTCTTGGGAACTTGTATGACTATTTTCTTGTAACCCATGTACTCTTTTGTAACAATTCTTGGAAGTAGAAATGattattttcttccaaagtaaCATAATCATTAATAGTGTAGTTACAAGAGTAGGAACAATTATAATTAACCATATATGATAGCTTACCAAACAATTATAATTAACCATATATGATAGCTCACTAAACAATTGATGGATAGCTTACCATATATGGTTGCGGTGGGCTCCTCCGACCTTATCTGAGATCACTTCAAGCCTGACCATCAATTGATGGATACTTTCTAGGGTGTTGGTGAGACTCCTACTTAGATGGTTGATCATATCGCAGTTTAATGTCCTTAGACATACCAATACAAAATTAATACCTATATTACCACAATTATATTTATCTGGAATGATATTCTAATCTAAAGGCTGTCTATTTAAATCATCAAATCTCAACTTAGTTTCATCATGGTAATACACATTAGATTATGAAATCTCAACTTAGTTTCTTGTCCTTTATGTGGGGATTCAGTTAAGGCGATCTCCTATCTTTTTGTCACTTGTGAGTTACCTTTATTAGTGTGGTATATGATCTTATAGTTATTGGATTGACATGTTATTCATTCTTGTGATCATAAGCTTCTTTTCTCGTCTTCCCTTTCTTTATACGGTAAGGCAAATTCTATGGGTGATTTAGTTATGTTCTATCACGCTATAGTCAGGACCATTTGCAGAGTCCATAATAATGTTATATTTAATGGGTGTTATAAAAATTGTGAGTAAATGAGTGTTTTTTAACCTTAAAATAATTTCTATGTAGATTAGGGGTGAACTCATAAACATACTCTAATTAGTTTTAAAATCTCATCATCTTCATTAATATATAGAGGATTGAGTGTTCACCTTGATTCTGAAATATATATTGACATTTGATTTTCATTGTTTTATTGGTGGTctctaaaatattattttttgttttggTGTTAAGATCTCTAACCTAAATCCTAAGTAGGGGTTGGTTTCAGCCAAATATTTGAATCTTTAAATCTACaagaaaaaaatgaataaataaattaTCATACTATTATATTTAGAAAATTTTAATTCAAAGTGCCTATTTTAATCATCACACCTCAATTCACTTTCACCATACTAGTACTCTTTAAACTACCATCCTATTTTAAACCAAGGAAATAAGAATCCTTGTGAATCTAAAAAACTTGCTCCATTAAGATAAATCAAGGTTAAACAACATTAAACACTTATACcttaaaaacaattaaaaaaacaTTACTCTTAGAAAGGATGGAAGGAAAACTAATCTAATTATAAGTATAATTATTAGAAATTATTAAGGAATGAATAAAGTGGCAAGAGAATCTATCTGTCAGCTATCTCTATACATTGGTGTATGTTTCATTTCTCTTTAGGTGTGGTCAAGGGAATTGGTCTACAATTACAATGAAACCTCACGTGCAATAGGCTGTAGCTTTTTGTCTTTGTGTGCGTTTGATTGAAACTTTGATACAATCCTATTTATAAACCCCCTCAAACCTTTCTTCACAACAACACCATAATAAAAAGGGTCACTTTGTTTTCTCTTTTCAGACTCTTATGTTCTTTTCTTTCCCCTCTCTCACTCTTGAATCATTTTTCTTCAGTTTTAATGGCACTTGAAACCGTTGTTTTTCCTCAAGATCCATTCAATTATACTTATAAGGATAATTACTTCAACTTATTAAGTAATGACTATGGTAATACTAGTACTTTACAAGCTGAAGAACAAGAGAATGTTCTCCTAGgaatcatcaacaacaacaacaacatagtAGAGCAACAAAATCTCCATGCAAATTGGGATTCTTGTTCGGTTAAAGATCAATGGGAGTATTCACACTCTTCTTCTCCTGAAATCTGCACCGTTGATCAAACTATCAAAGCTCCTCCTTCTACAACAGTGGAAGCAGCTACAGAAACTCCCACGTGTCGGAGAAAACGACGTCGTATCAAAAGTGCGAAGAACAAAGAGGAAATTGAAAACCAAAGGATGACTCATATCACAGTTGAAAGAAATCGTAGAAAACAAATGAATGAGTACTTGAACGTGCTTCGATCTTTGATGCCTTCTTCTTATGTTCAAAGGGTCAGTTTCAATTCAATCacaatttaattaattaattaatctaTACTTTACTTATTACTTAATTAAGCTTGTTTGAGGAAAATAGATTAACTTTTTATCATATATTTGAAAACCAGGGCGACCAAGCTTCAATTATTGGGGGAGCAATAAACTTCGTAAAAGAGTTAGAACAACTTTTACAGTCGATGGGGGGCCAGaagaaaacaaaggaaaacatatCCTTAAATGGACCACCTTTTTCTGAGTTTTTCACTTTTCCTCAGTACACAACtcacaacaacaataacaacaacgtTACTATGGAACAAAAACAATGTGCTGTAGCAGACATTGAAGTCACCATGGTAGATTCTCATGCCAACATCAAAATACTTTCTAAGAAACAATCCGGACATCTCATGAAAATTGTTCTTGCCTTACAAAATCTTAGACTCACCATTCTTCATCTTAATGTCACAACTATTGATCAAATGGTTCTTTACTCAGTCAGTGTCAAGGTTCGTTTGGGATctccatttaattcattttaattactaATTAGTAATTAGTAATTAGTAGTAacttaattttaattaattttttatggGTTGATTGGAGCAGGTAGAGGAGGGGAGTCAGCTGAATAGTGTGGATGAAATTGCGGCTGCTGTGAATCAACTATTAAGGACAGTTCAACAAGAATTGGCTTATCAATCAACTTGacaaaattaattttaatttcttGCTTAATTTATTTTATAATCTTCTCTTTGTGGTAATTATAATGGAGAGGGTAATGTGTGTAGCAGTTTAACTATTGTGTACTAATCTTTTTTTCTAATAATAGCATTTGTGGCTAATAACTTCAATACCTAGTTGAAATTGAAATGTGTTAATTAGGCTCTATCTCTATGTACTACAAGTCTATGTGAATTACTACAAGTCTATAGTAATGCTTGATTAAAGTTGACATTTTAGGTTATTATGAATCATAATTAATCAACATGGACTTTTTGATGGTCTACATATATGCCTTACCTTAGGCTAGAAAAGTCCGTGATGTGTGTGTTTAATTATGTTGTAATTTAATTAGATTATGATATAGCTTCAATACTTAATGAATTAATTTATGTTTTGATAGTACTATACTAGGTTAATTTTTCAAACACTTATAACTCACTCTACCTCATTAAGGAATCATTACTCCCTCCATCTCAAAATATTGGACTTATTtgtaaaaatattattttaatataatttttaataaaattaatttttttaattatattattaaattaatattatttgcATCAATTTTTTCATTCTATTTATGATAATTGTCAACACACTAATATATAAGAAATGCTTAATATTGTTAGTCTCCTAAGTTGACTTCATGattcattttgattttttaatttaaaaaatatttatattagTAGCTTTACTCTTTAAAACATATTgttaaaataatatttgaataAATTTTACGTCTAAATAGCACTACAAAGATTCTATTATATATAGAGAAATTTATAACTAATTACATGTTATAATCGACGTGAGACTTTTCTATATAAAAATACTCTTTACATATATAAATATCAACACTCCCCATCAAGCTTTagcatataagtcaaatgcaccaaGTTTGTCACATATATAATTAGTTTTGAGACTTCCTAGGGATTTTGTAAACACATCCGTCAATCGATCATTAAAGTTGACAAAGTTTGTGATGACGTCGTCTAATTCGATTTTCTCTCTGACAAAGTGACAATCTATCTTAATATGTTTGGTTCTTTCATAGAAAATTGGTTTCAAAGCAATATGCAATGCAACTTGGTTATCACAAATAAATATCATTGGGTTTGCTTCTTCAAACTAGTGTTCCTTGAGCAGCTGCATCAACCAAACAAGCTCATATGTTACTAGTGTCATAGCCCTATATTATGCCTGAGCGCTTGATCTTGCAACTacattttgtttcttacttttctAGGATATCAGGTTTCCTCCAACAAGTACATAATACCCAGAGGTGGATCGTCTATCAATAGGCCAGTCTAcccaatcaacatcacaatatCCAACTTTATGAGTATGTCCTTTATCATCATAAATGAGACCTTTTTCTTGTAGCACCTCTGAAGTATCCCAGAATCCGAATAACAACGTTCATGTGTTCTTGGCAAATAGAATATAAGAACTAGCCTACCACACTAACTGCAAAAGAAATTTTCAGACGTGTGACAATGATATAATTTAACTTTCCAACCAATCTCATATACCTTCAAAGTAAGATAGAGGCTCTCCATAATTGGGTGGGAGTTTGAAAGTTGGATACATAGGAGTATCAACTGGTTTACCGTTCAACAAACTTGTTTCTTCTaaaatatccatagcatatttccactgagaaatcaccaaaccatcttTAAATTGAgctacctcaatacccaaaaaatagTTGGATTTACCAAGGTCTTTTGTCTGAAATTGATTCGAGAGATGTTGTTTCAACTGAAGTATTCCCTGTTGATCACTACCAGTTATGAAAATATCATCTACACACACAATAAGATTAATACATCATTGGGATGAGTGACGAAAAAATACAGAATTATCAGCTTCACTACGAACCATACGAAATTGTTGTACTACAATGTCGAATCTGCCAAACCAAGCTCTAGGAGATTGCTTAAGAATATAAAGAGACCTATTTAGCCTACGAACCATAGTCGACGACTCCCCCTGAGCAACAAATTCAGGTGGTTTctccatatatacttcctctttAAGGTCACCatgtaaaatgcatttttgatgTCAAGTTAATGAAGAGGCTAGTGTCGAATAGCTGCAATGGAGTCTAATTGATACCATTTTTGCTACATGCGAGAAAGTTTCAATATAATCTAACCCAAAAATCAAAGT containing:
- the LOC127085495 gene encoding transcription factor bHLH94, with protein sequence MALETVVFPQDPFNYTYKDNYFNLLSNDYGNTSTLQAEEQENVLLGIINNNNNIVEQQNLHANWDSCSVKDQWEYSHSSSPEICTVDQTIKAPPSTTVEAATETPTCRRKRRRIKSAKNKEEIENQRMTHITVERNRRKQMNEYLNVLRSLMPSSYVQRGDQASIIGGAINFVKELEQLLQSMGGQKKTKENISLNGPPFSEFFTFPQYTTHNNNNNNVTMEQKQCAVADIEVTMVDSHANIKILSKKQSGHLMKIVLALQNLRLTILHLNVTTIDQMVLYSVSVKVEEGSQLNSVDEIAAAVNQLLRTVQQELAYQST